The genomic DNA TTTGGCGATCTCTTGTTTTGATTTGGCAAAAGAACAACAGAAAAATCCTGTGGAAATAGCAGATGATTTGTCACAAAAAATAAAATCTGGAAATCTAGAATTGATTGAAAATGTAGAAAGCAAAGGACCTTATGTAAATTTATTTTTGAGCACTAATGTTTTGGCTGTAAAAATATTAGAAAAAATAGAAAATAATGAAAAATATGGTTCAAATAATTTGGGTAAAGGTAAAAAAGTTTTGATTGAATACCCGTCGCAAAACACTCATAAAGAGTTTCATGTTGGACATTTGCGCAATGTTTGTATAGGAAATGTTCTTGTAAATTTGTACAAAAAATCTGGTTACAATGTGACGCCTATAAATTATATAAATGATTTTGGTGCACATGTGGCAAAATGTTTGTGGGGAATTCAGTTTTTGTATAATGGTAAAGAGCCAACAGAAAATAAACAAGAATGGCTTGGAAAAGTGTATGCAGAAGCAACAAAAGAAATAGGAGACGACCCTGCAAAAAAAGAAGATGTCGCAGAAATTCAAAGAAAATTGGAAGCAAAATTTGGTGATATTTATGAACTTTTTCAAAAAACAAGAGAGTGGAGTATGGAAGGTTTTAACCAAATTCACAAAGAATTGGGAGTAAACCACGAACAAACTTTTTTTGAAAGCGATATAAAAGAAAATGGACAAAAGAAAGTTGACGAACTAATTGAAAAAGGTCTTGCAAAATCTGGAGAAGGTGGTGCAATTATTGCAGATTTGGAAAAATATGGATTGGACATCGCACTGCTTAGAAAATCCAACGGAGCTGGGGTTTATATGACCAGTGATTTGGCTTTGGCAGAATTAAAAAAAGAAAAATATCCAGACATAGACGAGAGTATAAATATTACAGGAGTTGAACAAAATTTTTACTTCAAACAACTTTTCAAAATTCTAGAATTGAGTAATTTTGATTTTAAAATGACTCATATTGGGTATGGACTTGTAAATTTGCCAAGTGGAAAGATGTCTTCTAGAAAAGGAAATGTGATTTTGTACAAAGATGTGTATGAACAGGTTTTTGAATATTTGTTAAACGAAACAAAACAAAGACACATAGATTGGAGTGAAGAAAAAATAAATGAAAAT from Candidatus Magasanikbacteria bacterium includes the following:
- the argS gene encoding arginine--tRNA ligase gives rise to the protein MLDELKKQLKDLLSFEVKLEFPPNKQMGDLAISCFDLAKEQQKNPVEIADDLSQKIKSGNLELIENVESKGPYVNLFLSTNVLAVKILEKIENNEKYGSNNLGKGKKVLIEYPSQNTHKEFHVGHLRNVCIGNVLVNLYKKSGYNVTPINYINDFGAHVAKCLWGIQFLYNGKEPTENKQEWLGKVYAEATKEIGDDPAKKEDVAEIQRKLEAKFGDIYELFQKTREWSMEGFNQIHKELGVNHEQTFFESDIKENGQKKVDELIEKGLAKSGEGGAIIADLEKYGLDIALLRKSNGAGVYMTSDLALAELKKEKYPDIDESINITGVEQNFYFKQLFKILELSNFDFKMTHIGYGLVNLPSGKMSSRKGNVILYKDVYEQVFEYLLNETKQRHIDWSEEKINENVKKLTLAGIKFSMQKHEASKNVVFNIEESAGISGYTGLYVLYTVARINSILRKVENINYQNKKSELKENEEKVVLLKLSQYEDICKKALEDYNPSVITRYCFELTSVFNDFYAKHRIVEAETEKLKVGRILLSTAVKNVLKNALEILSIETVEEM